In one Bacillus sp. Marseille-P3661 genomic region, the following are encoded:
- a CDS encoding ABC transporter permease: MAKRTKLQVLIIAFIIAIFVFPLFFLGLKSISYSWSWPDWRPTDFNLRAWIAVFHDSDIVSSIMITIYIGIAVVLLNFMIAFPTARAISRFQFRGKVMIETILFMPILIPVLAIAMGLHFTMIRLGLADQVLGVILIHLLPTLPYAIRILKAGFDRLNIAWEEQAMSLGGKPGVIFWRVTFPLLLPSVRSTAILVFVISLSQYVLTAIIGGGQVKTLPLIYYPFFNHADEAVMAAFSVLFTLLPIFFLLLLEIIIQSYLRIIRRP; this comes from the coding sequence ATGGCAAAACGTACTAAATTGCAGGTTTTAATCATTGCATTTATTATAGCCATCTTTGTTTTTCCTTTATTTTTTCTTGGATTAAAAAGTATTAGCTATAGCTGGAGTTGGCCCGACTGGAGACCAACTGATTTTAACCTAAGGGCATGGATTGCTGTATTCCATGATTCGGATATTGTTTCATCTATTATGATTACAATTTATATTGGAATTGCTGTTGTTTTATTAAATTTTATGATTGCATTTCCAACAGCTAGAGCGATAAGTCGGTTTCAGTTTAGAGGAAAAGTGATGATTGAAACGATCCTTTTTATGCCAATCCTTATTCCGGTACTAGCAATTGCGATGGGATTGCATTTTACAATGATCAGGCTCGGGTTAGCAGATCAAGTATTAGGAGTCATTTTAATTCATCTTCTGCCTACGCTTCCATATGCAATCCGTATATTGAAAGCTGGTTTTGACCGTTTAAATATAGCTTGGGAAGAGCAAGCGATGAGCTTAGGTGGGAAACCAGGGGTAATCTTTTGGAGAGTAACCTTTCCGTTATTGTTGCCAAGTGTTAGAAGTACAGCGATACTAGTGTTTGTTATTTCTTTAAGTCAATATGTATTAACAGCTATTATTGGTGGAGGTCAAGTAAAAACATTGCCACTTATTTATTATCCTTTTTTCAATCATGCGGACGAAGCAGTGATGGCTGCTTTTTCTGTACTGTTTACCTTATTACCAATCTTCTTTCTATTATTACTTGAGATTATTATTCAATCTTATTTACGAATTATTCGTAGACCTTAG
- a CDS encoding ABC transporter permease, which translates to MKLSKTRVTLFFRLLPSILFVIVFVGYGLFMAGVESMQSAPSAFYHYKTLVHNKNFIESLKISLVVSLTATILSLLLGVLLTRLLFRLFLRDHWKFLVWIPMLIPHFIAAYLVFVLLAPSGWISSLLYELGLINIINEFPILINDPYYIGVIATYVWKELPFVVLMLLPSYQELDTRYEDVVKTLGGNSWQVWTTVEFPWLWPIILEIGLILVAFIMGAFEVPALLGVTFPKMLPVLAYEWFYEGNWSNRPIAQALMVSLSIATVAVSYLILSYSQRNRKKWLKGSER; encoded by the coding sequence ATGAAGTTGTCCAAAACTAGGGTAACATTATTTTTTCGATTACTACCTAGCATATTATTTGTGATAGTCTTTGTTGGATATGGTTTATTTATGGCAGGAGTGGAGAGTATGCAATCCGCTCCTTCTGCCTTTTATCATTATAAAACATTAGTACATAATAAAAATTTTATTGAATCTTTAAAGATAAGTTTAGTTGTGTCACTTACGGCGACAATACTGTCATTGCTGTTAGGGGTGCTGCTGACACGATTGCTGTTTCGTTTATTTTTGCGCGACCACTGGAAGTTTTTAGTTTGGATTCCAATGTTAATCCCACATTTTATAGCTGCTTATTTAGTATTTGTTTTACTAGCGCCTAGTGGCTGGATTTCTTCTCTTTTGTATGAATTGGGGTTGATTAATATAATAAATGAGTTTCCGATTTTAATAAATGACCCCTACTATATAGGTGTTATCGCAACATATGTTTGGAAAGAACTCCCGTTTGTAGTTTTGATGCTGCTACCATCCTATCAGGAATTAGATACTCGTTATGAGGATGTTGTTAAAACGTTAGGAGGTAACTCTTGGCAAGTTTGGACAACTGTTGAGTTTCCATGGCTTTGGCCGATTATATTAGAAATTGGCTTAATTCTTGTAGCCTTTATAATGGGTGCATTTGAGGTTCCAGCATTGCTGGGAGTTACTTTTCCGAAGATGCTGCCGGTTCTTGCTTACGAATGGTTTTATGAAGGAAATTGGAGTAATCGGCCGATAGCACAAGCGTTAATGGTATCACTTTCAATAGCTACCGTTGCTGTAAGCTATTTGATATTAAGTTATAGCCAAAGAAATCGTAAGAAATGGTTAAAAGGGAGCGAACGATAA
- a CDS encoding ABC transporter substrate-binding protein — protein sequence MKKVTGIIVLLVIFLSACNPQQETGDQINLLNEEWATIEEVAKGTEVNLYMWGGDVGTNSYIDDWVIPHLKEKHDVSLTRFPMDTGDFISKLLTEKKAGKDKGTIDIIWINGENFRNAKNNELLYGDFASKLPNLKEFIGEEQPYVHNDMGTSIDGLEAPWGKVQFVLNYDENKVNNPPKDFAELTQWVHNNPGQFTYPNVSDFTGNAFVRHLLYEVANNESAVITESFNQKWLNENSTAVWEYLNGLEKSLWREGKTYPDSLAQLDQLYANGEVAFTMGFNEKRTESLIQNGVFPSTTKTLVLKPGSIGNTHYLSVPWNSPNKAGALIAINFMLSPEAQIAKLDPSMWGEGTVLNLELLTDEQLNSLETMTGKSVVQNEEILPELDSAYADWIKEHWENEVVQN from the coding sequence ATGAAAAAAGTAACCGGTATTATTGTTTTACTTGTCATCTTTCTAAGTGCTTGTAACCCTCAGCAAGAGACAGGTGATCAAATTAATTTGCTTAACGAGGAATGGGCTACAATTGAAGAAGTGGCAAAAGGAACAGAAGTGAACCTCTATATGTGGGGTGGGGATGTAGGAACCAATTCGTACATTGATGATTGGGTTATCCCTCACCTAAAAGAAAAACATGATGTTAGTTTAACGAGATTTCCAATGGATACAGGGGACTTTATATCTAAGCTGTTAACGGAGAAAAAAGCTGGAAAAGATAAAGGAACAATTGATATTATTTGGATTAATGGTGAAAACTTTAGAAATGCAAAAAATAACGAGCTGCTTTATGGAGATTTTGCATCAAAACTGCCGAACCTTAAGGAGTTTATAGGCGAGGAGCAGCCATATGTACATAATGATATGGGAACCTCCATTGACGGATTAGAAGCACCCTGGGGTAAAGTGCAATTTGTTTTGAATTATGACGAAAATAAAGTAAATAATCCTCCAAAGGATTTTGCAGAATTAACACAATGGGTTCATAACAATCCGGGCCAATTTACATATCCAAATGTTTCAGACTTTACCGGTAATGCTTTTGTTCGTCATCTTTTATATGAGGTTGCTAATAATGAATCAGCTGTTATTACTGAAAGCTTTAATCAAAAATGGCTAAATGAAAATAGTACAGCAGTATGGGAGTATCTAAATGGATTAGAAAAGTCGTTATGGCGCGAGGGAAAGACATACCCTGACTCATTAGCGCAGCTTGATCAGCTATATGCCAATGGCGAAGTAGCTTTCACGATGGGCTTTAATGAGAAACGTACTGAAAGCTTAATCCAGAACGGTGTATTTCCTAGTACGACGAAAACATTGGTTCTCAAACCAGGATCTATTGGAAATACGCATTATTTAAGTGTTCCGTGGAATAGTCCTAATAAAGCCGGGGCTTTGATTGCTATTAATTTTATGCTGTCTCCTGAGGCGCAAATTGCTAAGCTCGATCCATCAATGTGGGGAGAGGGAACGGTATTAAATTTGGAGCTTTTAACAGATGAGCAGTTAAACTCATTGGAGACGATGACTGGTAAGTCCGTTGTACAAAATGAAGAGATTCTTCCAGAATTAGACTCAGCATATGCTGATTGGATTAAGGAGCATTGGGAAAATGAAGTTGTCCAAAACTAG
- a CDS encoding uracil-DNA glycosylase gives MSDFFPVLWPEEPTPERLKACDECGLNEHGTRMIWGEGNPNAPILILLDNPGARENREDQAFVCGTRQTLQQAANHVGLTMNDLYVTYVLKRKPVRAYNKDKTRKICMTHLNEQLQMKQPSLVFCLGNVAVQSFFDNPEATEVKALRGRIHTVHGYSTAVAYHPLAVRRRPNLWSSFIDDWKLIADHYFKHGNN, from the coding sequence TTGAGCGATTTTTTTCCTGTATTATGGCCCGAAGAACCTACTCCCGAAAGACTCAAAGCGTGTGATGAATGTGGTCTTAACGAGCATGGAACACGAATGATTTGGGGCGAAGGAAATCCTAATGCACCCATCTTAATTCTCCTAGATAATCCTGGTGCTCGCGAAAACCGTGAAGATCAAGCATTTGTTTGTGGAACTAGACAAACATTACAACAAGCTGCAAATCATGTGGGTTTGACTATGAACGACCTATACGTAACCTATGTTTTAAAACGAAAACCTGTCCGTGCTTATAATAAAGATAAAACTAGAAAAATTTGTATGACTCATCTCAATGAACAGCTACAAATGAAACAGCCTTCATTAGTTTTTTGTTTAGGCAATGTAGCTGTCCAATCTTTTTTTGATAACCCCGAAGCGACAGAAGTTAAAGCTTTGCGTGGTAGGATCCATACCGTTCACGGCTATTCGACAGCTGTGGCTTACCATCCGTTAGCTGTAAGACGGCGTCCAAATCTATGGTCATCCTTTATCGATGATTGGAAGCTTATTGCTGATCATTATTTTAAGCACGGAAACAACTAA
- the cyoE gene encoding heme o synthase yields MSNNITLTQQKMEKANVWNKSISSIITDLKYLFKAGVLISNVLPVFTGLWLALYFTNTSFATKWDIVLLTIIGSTMVMAGALVINNWYDVDIDSIMDRTKKRPTVTGNIPLKVVLMLGVSLSVLGMILLLFTTIETVAYAFVGWFTYVILYTMWSKRRYTANTLIGSVSGAVTPMIGWAAIDSALHIVPITLFVILFIWQMPHTYAIAMKKCDEYKAAGVAMLPVVRGFKVTKRHMVVYICLLLPLPLFLISLGTVFVVIATLMNVGWLILSFNGFFTKDNYSWAHMNFMYSVNYIMIIFFIMILVTLF; encoded by the coding sequence ATGAGTAATAATATTACGCTAACTCAACAAAAAATGGAGAAAGCAAATGTTTGGAATAAAAGTATTTCTAGTATTATCACGGATTTAAAATACCTTTTTAAAGCGGGTGTATTAATTTCCAACGTATTACCAGTTTTTACAGGGCTGTGGTTAGCGCTGTATTTCACTAATACATCATTTGCAACTAAATGGGATATTGTTTTATTAACGATCATCGGCAGCACTATGGTCATGGCGGGTGCTCTTGTTATTAATAATTGGTATGATGTTGATATAGACTCTATAATGGATAGAACAAAAAAACGCCCAACTGTAACAGGGAATATTCCCCTAAAAGTAGTGCTAATGCTTGGGGTATCGCTGTCAGTGTTGGGGATGATCTTGTTGCTATTTACAACAATTGAAACTGTTGCATACGCATTTGTCGGTTGGTTTACTTATGTAATATTGTACACCATGTGGTCTAAGCGAAGATATACGGCTAACACACTAATCGGTAGTGTTTCTGGAGCGGTGACACCGATGATTGGCTGGGCGGCAATTGATTCTGCTCTTCATATTGTACCAATTACGTTGTTTGTTATTTTGTTTATTTGGCAGATGCCTCATACCTATGCAATTGCAATGAAAAAATGTGATGAATATAAAGCAGCAGGAGTTGCGATGCTACCGGTTGTACGAGGTTTCAAAGTTACAAAGCGGCATATGGTTGTATATATTTGTTTATTACTTCCATTACCACTTTTCCTAATATCGCTTGGTACAGTATTTGTTGTTATTGCAACATTGATGAATGTTGGGTGGCTAATATTGAGCTTTAATGGTTTTTTTACGAAAGATAATTATAGTTGGGCCCATATGAACTTTATGTATTCTGTTAACTATATAATGATTATATTTTTCATAATGATCCTTGTAACCTTATTTTAG
- a CDS encoding SCO family protein: MIKNRQTKISCLVVLVFGILLFYVGTDGFTAYTAETARVTKLVEDQPEFPIVGLEDSKGRTYLISEFEDKYLFITFMYTSCTTVCIQLEYNMSQVYDRIPDEYLGKDIVFLSISFDPTKDDPATLKKYMQLYESDGETWRMARIPNQEQLDNLLAKFGVIVIPDGKGNYAHNSAFYLVDGKGKLVDVMDFQDVDTAATKLLDILKAGKGE; the protein is encoded by the coding sequence ATGATCAAAAACCGGCAAACTAAAATTTCGTGTCTTGTAGTTTTAGTATTTGGAATTTTATTGTTCTATGTAGGCACAGATGGGTTTACAGCTTATACAGCCGAAACTGCAAGAGTAACAAAACTGGTCGAGGATCAGCCTGAATTTCCAATCGTAGGCTTAGAAGATAGTAAGGGACGAACATATTTAATCTCTGAATTTGAAGATAAATATTTATTTATAACATTTATGTATACGTCATGTACAACTGTTTGTATTCAATTAGAATACAATATGTCTCAAGTTTACGATAGGATTCCTGATGAATATTTAGGTAAAGACATTGTGTTTTTAAGTATTAGCTTTGATCCTACTAAAGATGATCCAGCAACATTAAAGAAGTATATGCAGTTATATGAAAGTGATGGCGAAACATGGAGAATGGCAAGAATTCCGAATCAAGAGCAATTGGATAATTTACTAGCGAAGTTTGGTGTGATTGTGATTCCTGATGGGAAAGGAAATTATGCGCATAATTCCGCTTTCTATTTAGTTGATGGAAAAGGAAAACTAGTAGATGTTATGGATTTTCAAGATGTTGATACAGCAGCAACTAAATTACTTGATATTTTAAAAGCAGGGAAGGGGGAGTAA